In one window of Spodoptera frugiperda isolate SF20-4 chromosome 11, AGI-APGP_CSIRO_Sfru_2.0, whole genome shotgun sequence DNA:
- the LOC118274943 gene encoding phospholipase A2-like: MSKVFFYSCLIGLFLDVSNGWVINDINTKMLSKGLFSNELSDEDIMTAEAGYSSKQRISLIFPGTKWCGAGNVAVSYDDLGEEKEADMCCREHDNCPDLIPGGGTKHNLTNDAFYTRLSCACDEKFLKCLRAANTKVARYIGVIYFDGLQTKCYREDYPVTKCNKKGGWFKTKCVEYSYNTKGEKIYQWFDVENF, from the exons ATGTCGAAAGTTTTCTTCTATTCTTGTCTGATTGGTCTGTTTTTGGACGTGTCTAACGGTTGGGTTATAAATGATATAAACACGAAGATGCTGTCAAAAGGATTGTTTTCCAATGAACTCAGCGATGAAGATATAATGACTGCTGAGGCTGGCTACTCGTCTAAACAACGGATCAGTTTAATATTTCCAG GTACGAAATGGTGCGGTGCAGGCAATGTGGCGGTTAGCTATGATGACCTAGGCGAAGAAAAGGAAGCTGACATGTGTTGCAGGGAGCATGACAACTGTCCCGACTTGATACCTGGAGGAGGAACCAAACATAATTTAACTAATGACGCTTTTTATACTAG aTTAAGCTGTGCGTGTGACGAGAAATTCTTGAAATGTCTGAGGGCTGCTAACACGAAGGTGGCAAGGTACATTGGAGTGATATACTTCGATGGACTGCAAACCAAATGCTATAGAGAAGACTATCCCGTCACCAAATGCAATAAGAAAGGAGG aTGGTTTAAAACGAAATGCGTCGAATATTCGTAcaacacaaaaggtgaaaagaTCTACCAATGGTTTGATGTTGAAAATTTCTGA